The Brachypodium distachyon strain Bd21 chromosome 4, Brachypodium_distachyon_v3.0, whole genome shotgun sequence nucleotide sequence GGTACCGATTAAAGGGCTTCTTTGGCTGTTTGGCATAGAAATTCTCACTGGAGCATGGAGATGGCTCGAATTAAAATTCTCCCAGAAAAAAAGTTATCTCTTGTATCATGTCGTCTGATAGTTGAATCTTTATATCAGATTGCGTGAATTTTCTCCTGGTCCTAAAACATCCGATTCTACAAAAACATATCTCAGTGGCTAAGTTGGTAGTTATGTACAAAGAGCAAATTGATGGCTGAGTCCCATCGATGGCGCCACGCAGCTAGCCCTGTAGCTTTGGCAATGCCCAGCAATGGAGCTCAAGAACGCTCTCTCAACCTCCTTGGAGGCCTCTCTCCTGACCAGGCACAAGACATACTCCATCACCGCGGTGTCACAGGGCAGTGTGATCCTGCCTCCATCGCCACTCGCGAAGCCGAACTCCTCGCTGGACATCCGCAGGAGCTCGCTGAAGACCATCGTGTCAAGGTACGCCAACGGGACCTCGAACCGTGCCCCGTCGGCAGTGTACACCACGCAATGGCCCTTGTCAGCGACCGTGCTGCAGCACTCGTCGTCCTGATGACCACCAGCTCCGGCAGACACCTTCCTCTGCAGCTTCTTCGCCAGCTGAGCAAGCTTTTTTGGATGGATCATGGTCGATTCTGATGCGTTCTTGGCCGTGTATTGCACTTTGTCTCCAAAGGTGTATTGTAGATTGCGACTTGCTGATGAGATGAAGAAGTTTGTGTTGAGCAGGCCATGGATTTATAGCAGAAGGAAGAGATATCTCAGGGCAGTGCATATGCAGGGTTGTGTGTAGCTATCAGCAAGAGCGGTGGGCAGGAGACAATGCCATgaccaccatgcatgcaatgtTGCAGA carries:
- the LOC100821556 gene encoding auxin-responsive protein SAUR36, translated to MIHPKKLAQLAKKLQRKVSAGAGGHQDDECCSTVADKGHCVVYTADGARFEVPLAYLDTMVFSELLRMSSEEFGFASGDGGRITLPCDTAVMEYVLCLVRREASKEVERAFLSSIAGHCQSYRASCVAPSMGLSHQFALCT